The following DNA comes from Oncorhynchus mykiss isolate Arlee chromosome 16, USDA_OmykA_1.1, whole genome shotgun sequence.
CACAACAATGTGTTGATGAACAGAGTGGTCACTTAGCCTTATACCCTGGTCCTCCTGGAGAGCCAATTGGGTGCAGCCAGGcgtttgttccagcccagcacttgATTGGTTCAATCCGGAGTGTTGGTGTTGGGTTAGAACAAAAGCCTGCTCATCCTGTAGGACCAAGGTAGCGATGGGCACGGTTAATCGAATATCCGAACGGACATTAGTGTTATATTATTTGAGTGAGTGTTCATTTTTGGAGAGAACATTTTAACAATGAAAAGCTTTGTCTAAATTAAATACTTATTGTGGCATTTTTACCTTCAAGGATATACCAtgacttttaattttttttatctaATAAAATGACAAACTTTTGAATGTAGTTTTTATAACGGTGCGTTGAGCTACTGCTGAGCATTTATCCCTCCAGGCTGCCTTGACATCAGTATGATATATCCCCCACTTCAAATAGCATTACAGGCACTCACCTAATGGACTTTCCATTAAACCTTTTTGTAACAGAAACAGTTCTATCATGGTGAAAATCTAACTTATTTTTCTCTGTTGCTTTTAGCTAAACCACCGGAGGAAAGCAGCATATCCCGTTTACCTCTGTCATGTGTATTTGCGTCATTCTGATTGGTCTAGAGCCAATAGCGTTTAAAAAAGAAATACAATTTGTCTATCCGGATATCCGATAGAGTAGAAATTGAATGCATCAGGCCCTTGACGTGTGTTTTCTCCTCTTAAACAGGAGAAGGAAGAAGACACCAAGTACCTTCAGTTCTGCAGAATGTGCCAAGGCTACAAGGCCCCGAGATCCCACCATTGCCGCAAGTGCAACAGGTAGACTTGGCAACCCTGACTCTGTCTTGTCACTGCTACAAATGTGCTCTAGTTGTGCTTCTTTATAGCGTATGCTTACTTTTTTTTTCAGGCAAGTCTCCCATTGACGTAAATTAATGATTTACTTGAACATTTTATTTGCCCACATAGCTCACCTATAATTTGGTCCCAAAATGATTGAATAGCACATGTTGGGCTTTAAAGCAAAAGGGTTTATTCACTTGGAAGCAAACCGgacgaaacagggagggactaactGGATCTTGGCCAGTaagttgcaaaacattttgctactgtttgctacggtgtgcactaatgaataaaCACCAGTATAGTTTAAGCCAATTTACTGAAATGTATGCACCCATCCATTAGTTCTTTATATCTTAGTAGAGGTCTAAGCCTGAGCTCTACTAACTCACTTAAATATGGGGTGTGCTCAGCTGGGTGATACAAAGGAGATTGCAGTTAGAGATTAACCACATAGAATGGGCGCTGATTTTTACTACTGATACTTTCTACTAATGCTACGATTCATAATAAGGTAATTGTCTGCTCTGTAACGTCACATTTCTTCCTGCCAGTGCCATCAGCATGTCAATCATTCAAGCCTGTGTTTCACAATGCTGATATTCCTCCCCTTCCACTTTTTCCTCcgcctttctcctcttccttctcgcCTCCACCACTTCTTTAAGATCCACAATGAAAATAAGTCTGACTTTATTGTTTTTAATCCTCAATTACTTttaatgtgtgtgttgttgtattcACATGGCTGAGACAAGTTCATATGCTTTTTAAAATTGATAAATCatttcattcatttattcatcCTCAGGTGTGTGATGAAGATGGATCACCACTGCCCGTGGATCAACAACTGCTGCGGCCACCAGAACCACGCCTACTTCACCAGTTTCCTGCTGTTGGCGCCTCTCGGCTGCTCGCACGCCGCTTTCATCTTCATCATGACCATGTACACACAGCTCTACGAGAGGGTGAGGAGTCAGTGGCACACTTGCATTTGACATCTTATCAATTCATCATTGtaggctggtttcccagacccaTAACCTCACGTTATTGCCGACTCGAACCATACTGTTTTGTTTGGATATATTACAGTACTTTTTATGCTTCCAGCAACTATCTTGGATATGTAAACAGGCCAGCACAGTACACTTTGGCTCAGTTTGACTTgactcagtagtgtgaaaagggtaccAGATTAAGCCTACTCCTGGACTgaaaagcatgctcaatggagatTCTAAATTGATAGTGTATTTTCGTCTAGTAGTCTTTGGGTCCTAGAAAAGCTCAATATAAATGCATTCTTATTAATTGTTATTATAGATATCCTTTGGCTGGAGTACCGTGAAGATCGACATGAGCGCCGTCAGACGGTTTCAACCCATCATGCCGTTCAGCGTACCCGCCTTCGCTGCCACTCTCTTTGCCTTAGGGCTGGCACTGGGCACCACCATAGCCGTTGGCATGTTGTTCTTCATACAGGTAACATGCTCATTGGGGTTAATATTATACTGATGGTAATTGTGTGCCCATTGTCCATATTCAGCTATTTTCCAGGTGCAGGGTAGACTCATATGTCTAGTGGATTCACCTCTCGTAGATGACACTGTATACTTGAGTGTGTATTTAATTAAAGACATTCTCCGGAACTTTGGCGACTACTTTTTCTAAACtttactgtcttacctcaattagccacgaaatccctagtttgaactGTTGTTCTGGAAGCTATGCTGTGCCATTTTCCCTACATATGCCCCCatgtgggccagccccctagAAATGTAAGTTCTatccaatgagcttcagcccctcgccattggagtgacagctagcaagatgaaCACACagcagagatggggagagagagagcgatgacaTGGTGCACATGTGAAGTAGTAGCAATTTACGGGGACCTTGTGAGCGCTACTTTCAGAGCTGCTGGCTAAAAACGATACAAAATCTCTTTAAGAGATGATGGTAGTACTTTTTGATAGGTGTTACACAGTAGTAACTGTGAGTTGCCCATGTTTCCCTCAAATAATTCCCACCAAACCTTTATTCTTCTCTCCACCCAAGATGAAAGTCATCCTTCGAAACAAGACCTCCGTTGAGGCCTGGATCGAGGAAAAGGTGAGTGTTTGTCATGGAATAAGCAGTTTGATTAGGTTTTGTTCAACCACTATACAACCTTACCTTGTTTGAAAATTACAACCTCATTACTCCTCGTCTCCTTTTTCTTCTGGCCAAGTTTTTTTGTTCACCTGCTAGGCCATAACCTTCATGATCCCTGGTGCGAGTGTGTTTGTCAACAGCCGTGCCACTGTTGTCCAAAAGGCAGGATAATCCAGTAGATCTCAGCTAATCTAATAGACTAGACATCAGTGTTATTCTAGTGGCTGCTTCGCCTGTCAAGGGCTTAGTACAGAAGAACTTAGCTAATGTGACACTAGGATTTTAAGATGGTAGGTAAACCCTAAGACAAACATTGGAGCCAGAAAGAACCATGTgaactctttcactctctttctgtgtgtgtgtgtctcattatCAATTACTTTATTTATCTTACTCTTttgctctccctcactctgtctcactccctttctcttatctctttctctcttactttttaatgtatttttctctcactctgtcatgctcactcactcactaaatgtttctctctctcatgcttTCTCTCGTTCCTGCCTCGTTTCTCTTTTTCCCATTCCGTCCCCTCTATCCTCAGGCCAAAGACAGAATTCAGTACTACCAAACGGGGGAAGAGTTTATCTTCCCCTACGACCTGGGCCGGCGCTGGGAGAACTTCAAACAGGTGTTCACCTGGTCAGGGAGCCCAGAGGGCGACGGCATTCAATGGCCCATCCACGCCAAGTGTCACCAGCACACCTTAACCGTAAgcgataatgatgttgatgtaaTGTTGTCAATTAGCATTAGCAGACATTTGTATCCAATTTTGACTTACATTCAGTTATGCTATTATAAGCATTTTTAAAGAGAACACTAGGtttgtattgtcatgttgttatGGTGATGTAAAATGGAATCCGATGTGACTGACAGTCAGATGTGTGTGTAAATATACAGtgcaagtcaaaagtttggacacaccgactcattcaagggtttttcttaattttttactgttttctacattgtagaataatagtgaagacatcaaaactgaaataacacatatggaatcatgtagtaaccaaaaaagtgttaaacaaatcaaaatatattttatatttgagactcgTCAtaggagccaccctttgccttgatgacagctttgcacactgacttgttggaaaggtggcatcctatgacgttgccacgttgaaagtcaccgagctcttcagtaaggtcattctactgccaatgtttgtctatggagattgcatggctgtgtgctcgattttatacacctatcagcaatgggtgtggctgaaataaatatagatagatatatataatacattttgTTGTCGTAAGTATGTGTGTGGTCCATCTGGTAATGAAATCCACCATTCTGGTATTGCTAGCGCCATGCTCCAACCCAACTGAACCATCAGAACATGGGTTGTCACACTTAACAGACTTGAGATGTTTGGCATTTTCAATGATAAACCTTTATCTTGTGTTTGTTTGCTTTCTAGATTGAGCAACTGAAACAAAAAGCTGACAAGCGGGTGAGAAGTGTAAGTAGCTGACCTGTTCCTGTTCAGACAGCAATGGGTAGCATTGGTTCAAAGACACCTCGTATGTATTGATGGATGGTGAAATATTTGCAACCTCATCTACTTAGGTGAATGTTTGTTTGCAGTGTCTTTAGTATTCCAGACAATATGGTATTCTATTTTCCCATTCATTCAGAAAacgtgtatatacagtgcattcggaaagtattcagaccccttccccttttccacattttgttacgttacagccttattccaaaatggattcaattaatgtttttcctcatcaatctaaacatgttaccccataatgacaaagtgaaaacaggtttttagaacatttttcaaatgtataaaacaatatatttaaaaaacgtatttacataactattcagtccctttgatatgagacacaaaattgagctacggtgcatcctgtttccattgatcatccctgagatgtttctacaacttgattggagtttacctgtgggaaattcaattgattggacataatttgaaaaggcacacacccgtctatataaggtcccacagttgacagtgcatgtcagatcaaaaaccaagccatgaggtcgacggaattgtccgtagagctctgagacaggattgtgtcaaggcacagatctggggaagggtaccaaaacatttctacagcattgaaggtcctcaataagtttggaaccatcaagactcttcctagagctgagcaatcggaggagaaggcccttggtcagggaggtgaccaagaactcgatggtcactcttacagagcttcagagttcctctgtggagatgagagaaatgttcagaaggacaaccatctctgcagcactccaccaatcaggcctttatggtggagtggccagacggaagccactcctcagttaaaggcacatgacaaacgtttcgggtagccttccacaagcttcccacaataagttgggtaaattttggcccattcctcctgacagagctggtgtaactgagtcaggtttgttggcctccttgctcgcacatgctttttcagttctgcccacaaatattctataggattgaggtcagggctttgtgatgaccactccaataccttgactttgttgtccttaagccattttgccacagatttggaagtatgcttgggctcattgtccatttggaagacccatttgcgaccaagctttaacttcctgactgatgtcttgagatgttgcttcaatatatccacataattttccatcctcatgatgccatctattctgtgaagtgcaccagtccctcctgcagcaaagcacccccccacaacatgatactgccaccaacgtgcttcacggttgggatggtgttttttggcttgcaagccaccccattttcttccaaacataatgatggtcattatggccaaacagttctatttatgtttcatcagaccagaggagatttctccaaaaggtacgatctttgtccctatgtacagttgcaaaccgtagtctggcttttttatgggggttttggagcagtggcttcttccttgctgagtggcctttcaggttatgtcgatataggactcgttttactgtggatatagatacttttgtgcctgtttcctccagcattttcacaaggtccttttgctgttgtttgggattgatttgcacttttcacaccaaagtacgttcatctctaggagacagaacgcgtctccttcctgagcggtatgacggctgcgtggtcgcatggtgtttatgcttgcatactattatttgtacagataaacgtggtaccttcaggcattttggaaattgctcccaaggatgaaccagacttgtgaaggtctacaaattttttctgaggtcttggctgatttcttttgattttcctatgatgttaagcaaagaggcactgagtttgaaggtaggccttgaaatacatccacaggtacacctccgattgactcaaatgatgtctattagcctatcagaagcttctaaagccatgacatcattgtctggaattttccaagctgtttaaaggcacagtcaacttagtgtatgtaaacttctgacccactggaattgtgatacagtgaaataatctgtctgtaaacaattgttggaaaaaatgacttgtgtcatgcacaaagtagatgtcctaaccgacttgccaaaactgtagtttgttaacaagacatttgtggagtggttgaaacacttaggttgaagtcattaaaactagtttatgtaaacttccgacttcaactgtaaatttaATATTTctgtagataaaaaaaaaaaatatatatataaaatgtctaaaaacctgtttttgctttgtcgttatgtggtattgtgtgtggattgatgagggattTTTTCCCCCaatcccttttagaataaggcagtaacgtaacaaaatgtggacaaagggaaggggtctgaataatttccgaatgcactgtaccttccAAACGCCGACTACATTGGCATCCCTTTCTGAAGCCGCGTCTGCATCATATTTCTTTACAAATATGTCACTATAATCCACTTTTAAATGTTGACGTTGGGATGTTATGGTCATGATGGTATAATAACCATATTATATCCTGTGGCTCGGCCAGCAGATTCAGTATCGGGTAGTGGAGGACTACAACGGAGCCTGCTGCCCACTGAGCAAGGGCTTCAACACCTTCTTCAGGACTCCCTGCACCGAGGAGCCCCGCATCGGCCTCCACAAGGGGGAGACCATCCTTGCCACCCGGGGGACCAAGTGAGTTTCTTTTGAGAACTAATCTGCTAGcttttgggtggggggggggggatcagtctGCAGACTGTTGGGAGGCAAACCATCTGCAGActtgttagggggggggggggggggggggggggcaaatctGCAAGTTTATGGCTGGAAACAATCTGCAGTTTGTTTGTGGGGAATGTATTTTCAGGCTTTGGGGAACCAATCTGCAGATTTTGAGGCGAACCACTAAAGTGAACTCCATGACCTCCATGGTGATACACACGTCTCTTCTGATTGGGGAAAACTAGTCTGATAGTTACCGTAGTCATGGTATTACTCATTGCCATAGCGATAGTACCATTTGGAAAAGTCCTGAGTGCCTCAATAGAGAAGAGAAATGGCAATATTTTACGCCTTTGGGGTTATTAGTTTGTCCCTATAATTTAGTTATTTTTGAAGTTGGTTCTTACAGGCTCCATTTGCTGCCAGGTATTATGTTCGGGCTATTCCGAGCTTCTTTTTTTCAGCTGAGTGCTTTCCCACATGCCTGCCAGGTTGTCAGTTGATAAATTACTGTACCTGAATGGCCGGAGAATGTCAGAGAACTAATTGATTTCTCAAAATTTTCAGAGAATTTCAGAACCATGAATTATTTTCTGTGCTTCTTCAGATGGTGGATGTATGGGGACAAAGTGCTGGATGACGAGCAGACTAAAGGTATGGCTCCGAACATGAAAGAATACCAGGTTTACTCCAAGCTTTCTCACCTGTGCACATTTTTTCAGCCATTTTGCAGAAGAGAATGGAAACTTCCAAACAGAGCTGTTACATAATCAAGATTTTAATGTGTGTGGTTCTATATTTGCCCTTTTCTGGTTTCATCTtccagagagaaaaaaatacatagCAAAGATGCAAGTGAATGACGTGAATCTGGCCCTCCCGACACTGCAGAATGACAATAattactgttactgtatatttcTAATGTGATCTTTTTGGTTCTTCCTTCAGCTGGAGCTCGCCTGCGGGGTTGGTTTCCCCGCCGGTGCGTAGAGAAGTGCCATTACGACACAGCAGTGACTAGTGCAATGACCAGTGAGACCAGCAGTGAGGAGAAGAAAGTGAAATAAGTTTATGACATTCAGATTTGCCACAAGGCAGGGAGTGGTATGACGCCCAAT
Coding sequences within:
- the zdhhc6 gene encoding palmitoyltransferase ZDHHC6 isoform X2 gives rise to the protein MNFLTALVTFENIHEVRRLCHWGPVIALTVIAVCSSMAILDSIIWYWPLDTTGGSFNFIMLINWSVLILYNYFNAMFVGPGYIPLGWKPEKEEDTKYLQFCRMCQGYKAPRSHHCRKCNRCVMKMDHHCPWINNCCGHQNHAYFTSFLLLAPLGCSHAAFIFIMTMYTQLYERISFGWSTVKIDMSAVRRFQPIMPFSVPAFAATLFALGLALGTTIAVGMLFFIQMKVILRNKTSVEAWIEEKAKDRIQYYQTGEEFIFPYDLGRRWENFKQVFTWSGSPEGDGIQWPIHAKCHQHTLTIEQLKQKADKRVRSIQYRVVEDYNGACCPLSKGFNTFFRTPCTEEPRIGLHKGETILATRGTKWWMYGDKVLDDEQTKAGARLRGWFPRRCVEKCHYDTAVTSAMTSETSSEEKKVK
- the zdhhc6 gene encoding palmitoyltransferase ZDHHC6 isoform X1, whose amino-acid sequence is MNFLTALVTFENIHEVRRLCHWGPVIALTVIAVCSSMAILDSIIWYWPLDTTGGSFNFIMLINWSVLILYNYFNAMFVGPGYIPLGWKPEKEEDTKYLQFCRMCQGYKAPRSHHCRKCNRCVMKMDHHCPWINNCCGHQNHAYFTSFLLLAPLGCSHAAFIFIMTMYTQLYERISFGWSTVKIDMSAVRRFQPIMPFSVPAFAATLFALGLALGTTIAVGMLFFIQMKVILRNKTSVEAWIEEKAKDRIQYYQTGEEFIFPYDLGRRWENFKQVFTWSGSPEGDGIQWPIHAKCHQHTLTIEQLKQKADKRVRSQIQYRVVEDYNGACCPLSKGFNTFFRTPCTEEPRIGLHKGETILATRGTKWWMYGDKVLDDEQTKAGARLRGWFPRRCVEKCHYDTAVTSAMTSETSSEEKKVK